AGCGATCGAATCGCCCCTCACCAGTCTGGGTCGGGTCTGCTCCAGTATACCGAGATGCTGCATCACCTGTTGTGCTGCCAGGCCGTAGGGAGCGGTTTTCGGATTGGCGAGTGCCAGATGGCGGAATTCACCCGCATTGAGATAGCGCTCTCCCCGTTCAAACAGGGACTCTTTCAGGCTCCAGAGAACCAGTTTTCCCCGGGCGTAGACAAAGCCGCTGCCATTGACTGCAAGACCCTCGTTTTCTGCCTTTTGAGGCCTTGCCCGATCGGCGGCAAGAAAGAGCTCAAACGGTGCGCCATGCTCAATCTGGGAATAGAGTTTGCCGGTGGATCCGTAACTGATTCTGGTGGTATGGCCCGTCTGCTGTTCGAAACGCTCGGCCAGGATGCGGGCCACATCGGTGAAATTGGCGGCGATCGCGACTTTGACTTCTTCAGCTGCTGCTTTGGTGACAGAGAGAATGAGACTCAGCAGAATGATGATTAGCGGTTTCACAGATCTTCCAGGTCATGATTCGATACTACATTGGGACCACGATTCGAATCTGCCATTCAGCCGTTGTGAGCGATCGGCCGGGATGATTCGATTGGTGGTTCAATCCAACCCTATCTCATTTTGCAATCCAGGTGCCAATATTTTTTTATATTAATTACAATGGGATAGGTTGGTGAAATTGGCAGGTGCCTGTCACTGTTACGACAATTGTCAGTTTTGCCCCAGCTGTAGAACTGGTCTGAACAGATCTCAACCGATAGCGGTGGCCTTAGAGGTCTTCATGCTCTCCTTTGGCCTGACTGTGCCGGTAGCGAAGCACCAGAATTGCGAAGGTCAACATCAGAATCGCGCCTGTGACGGTGAGAATGGTCTCATTGGGCATCTGTTTGATATCGATGGTCAGCAGGCGTGTCAGCGCGGTGATCGCGATATAGATCAGAAACTGCACCGGCAGTCTGCGGGTCTTGAAATAGATCCCGACCATGGCGCCCAGTTCCAGGTAGATGAAAAGCAGCAGGATATCTTTGAGGGTTGCATGGCCGTGGCTGATCATCTCCATGTAGGCCACCGCGCCGGACCAGACCACCGTGGCACCGATCACGAACAGGCCGATGATATGAAAGGTCTCTACCAGGATATCCCCCAGTTTCTCGATGATCTGGATGCTCTTCGGTTCACTCATCACTACGGCCCCTTTATTCTTTTTTTAATGCATCCCCTGAGGGAAACTCGCTTTGTTCTTCTTTTAGTGGAAAGTTACACTGCCAATTATAGGAGACAACTGCTGAATATTAGATGAAGATTGAGAAAGAGACCCCAGAGTTCGCCCTGATTAACCAATATTTCAAACAGCTCACCACCCCTCGGCAGGATGTGGTTCTGGGTGTTGGTGATGATGCTGCCTTACTGCAGGTGGCGGAAGATAACTTATTGGTTGTCAGTGTCGATACGCTGGTCTCCGGTGTGCACTTTTTCGAAGATGTGGCTGCCGATGCCCTGGGACACAAGGCGCTGGCCGTCAATCTGAGTGATATGGCCGCA
This portion of the Candidatus Thiodiazotropha endoloripes genome encodes:
- the modA gene encoding molybdate ABC transporter substrate-binding protein, producing MKPLIIILLSLILSVTKAAAEEVKVAIAANFTDVARILAERFEQQTGHTTRISYGSTGKLYSQIEHGAPFELFLAADRARPQKAENEGLAVNGSGFVYARGKLVLWSLKESLFERGERYLNAGEFRHLALANPKTAPYGLAAQQVMQHLGILEQTRPRLVRGDSIAQTFQFVATGNADAGFVALAQIKAWPGKNGSLWEIPESYYAPIDQAAVVLNKGRDNPAAQAFIEFLKSDEAKQVIQSYGYGVE
- a CDS encoding phosphate-starvation-inducible protein PsiE, translated to MSEPKSIQIIEKLGDILVETFHIIGLFVIGATVVWSGAVAYMEMISHGHATLKDILLLFIYLELGAMVGIYFKTRRLPVQFLIYIAITALTRLLTIDIKQMPNETILTVTGAILMLTFAILVLRYRHSQAKGEHEDL